The stretch of DNA CTTTGCCGATTCTGGCGGCGTTCAGCCATCGCATCGACAAGCAGATCAAAAGGTTGAACATTGGCCTGAATGCGGGTGATGAGACCACCAAACCACTTTTCATCCAGCAGGTGATGGAACCCATTTTTGACCAATTGGCAAACTTCGGCGCCCCGGTTGCCGAGAGGATAGCCTCCTACCGGGCCGCTTTGGATCCCGAGATGAAGACCATCTACCGGAGCAGGCGAGACTTTGAGGACAGTCTCAAGCTCATTAATGAAACTATTGCAGCGTATCTTGATCAGGAGGAAGCCAAGGCGCAGGAATATTTCCCCCACTATTTTGAAAAACTCAAGACCGACGGGGTGGAACACACCATATATATCGGTGCGAGCATGGCAGAGAGCGGGAATTTCAATCCCATGTACCTGAAAAATCTGCGCCTGTGGCAACTCATGGTTATGTGTGAGGTAGTGCGGCGTACCGAGGAGATTAAAAGCAGTCTGTCGGTACCTTTAGAAACCACGCACCTCATTCTGGTCCAGGATTCGCCGCTCTCGATCTTTTTTAGCCCGGATGAGCGGCACTTCGAAGTGGCAGGGGCTTACGATATCCGCCATGAGATCATCAAAAAACGCATTGACAAGGCGGTAATCAAAGGCGCCTCCGAGCGGCTTACGCAACCGGGGAAAATTGCCATTGTGTACTCTCAAAAACAAGAGGGCACGGAATACCTTGAATATATTGATTACCTCCAGGCTGCCGGCTATCTGAAGGCTGAGACGGAGGATGTGGAGTTGGAGGACTTACAAGGGGCCCAGGGATTGAAGGCCCTGCGGGTCACGGTGGACCCACGCGCCTCGCGTGCGCAACAGCAGCCTCTTCCGGAAATCGTCACCACCGCCGTAAAGGCGCTGCCCAAGCGAGCCAACGTATCTTCCTGAAAAGCTTGCACCAGGCCCCCAAAATTGTGCCCGCCAACAGCAGGCGGTGGGGGCAATGACCACCCCCACCCAGAGCATAGCCGCTATCCCCAGGCTCAACCGGGGCTTGCATCGACAACGATCAGCGTTTCCGCCATGCCTCCCAGTTGGGGCGGCCCTGGGAATCCCGCAAGTGCAGAACATAATCCGCTTTGGTGAGTTCATAAGCGATCGCCTGCAGCTTCCCGTCTTTTGCCTTTTCGCACATCCCCTTGACCCGCACTTCGTCTCCGGGGGTGAGCGCGAACTCCTGGCGCTCCAAATACCAGACCGGGCCCAAACTCACATGCACCTGTCCCTGGGTCTTGGTGTCCATGATTATGGCCATACCGGGATACATGCCTTCTCCCAAACTCTCAGTGAGCACCTGCACCACCTTGCCGCTTTCGTCAAAGGGTTTGCAAACCGCCTTTACCGGACATAGATAGGCCGTATACGGACAAGGCCGGAAGCCCTGGCCCCGGCCCTGGGCTGAGGCTTGCAAGGGTAGCATGGTAAGCAGGGCCGCGGCCAGGCCAATAATGGTGATATAAAGTCGAAACATGATCTTTATCCTCCCGATTTGTAATTAAAAAGCATAAACCATGGACAGCAACGGAGTTATATTGCCGGTGGTGTTCTTCCCTGCCAGGTCGAAGTTCACGCCCAGGGCCAGGGAGAACTTGTCCGTGGCCATGTATTCGATCCCCGGTAAGAAGGACACAAGCGCGGTGGGCTGGGCGTTGGCCTTGGACCCGATCAGCCGCCCCGCATCCCAGGTGCTGGTCAACTCCAACAGGGCCACCCATTTCTTGGTTATGGGATACTCCATCGCAAAGTTGGCGGTGATGAAATCCCGGGGATGGTTCCGCCTCTGTATGGGATTGCCTTCTTCATCCACCTCATCGGTAGTGTTATCGGTCTGGAGGGTATAATAGACGTTGCTATAAAAAATAAACGGCTTCAGATACTTGGAGAGATTAAAGCCGGTGGTAAAGCCGTAAGTGCCCCCGCCGATGGCGTCGGTCCCCAATCGGCCAGGGTTAAGAAAGCGAAAGTGGCCGGTGGGGAACGTAGGGGTAAAGATGGCGCTCACTGTGGGTGCCGCTTGCGTCTCCTCCACCAGGCGATACTTGAAGGTCAGACTGATATCGCCCAAGCCCCCGAAAGAGGCGAAGCGTTCCCCATTCGGGCCGGGAGCATCGACATTACCGGCCCAGTTGTGAATATAAGGAATGACGGTGTAGACTTCAAGGTTATTGATGAGGCCGTAGGTAAACTTCAGGCTCATTCCCAAGGATTGAAAATCACCTCCCGCGGAGATTCTGCGCCAGGGACTGAAGTTATTGGTGGTAAAGCTTAAGCCCCCGGTGGGCTGAATGGCGAACTTCCCTTTTTCAATGGGGATGGCGGTATCAGTGATAATGGGGCCGAAGGTGGCCGGGCATTCGTCCTCTTTGGCTTCCTCCTTTTTCCCTTCATCCTTCGCTCCTTCCTGGCCCTCCGGATGGAAGCCTTCACCGCGGCCTTCAAGCTCCGAGGCGGTGTTGGCACCGGCCGCCGCTGGCCCCTCTTTTTCCCCGGCGGATATATTAGCCCAACCCGGCGCCGCCCACAGGGTCATGCCAAGGCACAGCAAGACGAAACCTGCTTTAACGTTCATAACCATTCTCCTTCCCCTTCTATAAAAATTTTTTAGTTCAATCGGTTCAATCAATCAGGCAAGACCCGCCGGCAATCTTGCCCCGCTTTATGCTCCCCCTGATTCGTCGCCGGCACGAAGTCTTTGAGAAGTGGTGGTATTGAAGATTACCCGGTATTGACCTGCTTTTTGGCCGTCTGGTCCGCATGAGACCGGCAAGCGCAATCCCGGCAGTTGCCGTTACATTGGCAGGCATCCTTGGAAGTTTCAGCAGTCTGGAGGATCCATTTCCCCGGCTCCGCGAGCAGGGCATGCTTTTTTGCCGCGATTAATTTCCGTAAGCCCGCTTCCAGACTGGCCAGGGTATCTTCGTCAACTTCCCCGGCTTCCTGCAGGTCCACCACCAGTACCGAAAAGGCTCGGAAGCCGATCTGCGCTGCTCCCAAAATCTGCCTAACCACGCCGTCAGTGAGGGTTCCCCGGGGCGCCAACCGCAGACGCCCATTGGCTATCTCTACGAAGAGTTTCGAGTCAGTGGCCATATTTCACCTCAACGATCTCAGAGATCTGGTTGGAGATTTGTCGATAAATCGCCCAAAAGGGCCGTCAACTATGCTCATTGCCAAAAATTTTTTCTTATTCACCCCTCCCTCTCCCACAAGTGGAGAGGAAAATTAGAGGAAAAAACTTTTGGCAATCGCTATATGCTGCTCCTCCACTGTTCAAGGAATCTTTTGAGGCTATGCCTCGCAAATTTCGACCCCTTCGCATGACCCTGCCGGGTGCGCCAACTCCATCAAAGTTCTGGTAAGCGCGCCCACCCCCGTGTTGAGCATCAAGACACAAGGTTTATTCAGCTTTTTGCACCACTTCTTGGCGCAGTGATAGGCCTGGTGGCTGGTGCAGCTTATGGGGCAAATCACCACCTCCGCCTGCTTTACCAGGTTCACCAGGCGCGCCTGGCCGTTGCGGCAATCTCCATCATGGCGCAAGAAAATCCCCCCGAAATCCTGTTCCACCAGGCGGCGATAATGGCTTTCCCGTCGCTCCGGACCACCAACCAGAAGGATGAGCTTGTTGCAGAACCGGCGGCATTTCTCCCCACTGGCCAGGGGGCAGGTCTGCTCAGGGGAGCCGCTGGCCTCGTAAGGAGCATCCAGGACCGGCGCTGGACATATGCCGGGTAGTTGCCTGACGGTCTCTTGCATGAGACGCATTTCCAGTTTTTCCCGGGTCCGTTTTTCCTGGCTCAGACGTGCGGTGAGCTCCCGGTTTGCCGCTCTCAGTTGGTGGATCTCCTGACCTGTGTTCAGGGAGACGAGTTCCTGCTCCAGGTGCGCCAATTTGCGCCCCAGGTCCGCAAGTTCGGCTTCTTTGTGGGTCAGGCGCCGTTTGTACTCT from Desulfobaccales bacterium encodes:
- a CDS encoding DUF2325 domain-containing protein, which translates into the protein MTGLKSNRHNLGEIDRFLCPLVGTCLTLKETQKIARHFKYVGGTSAYILHIWIIEACRKLPPVAKYVQKFLDRKYRLTITRIDACEGLELNLAWQEALKEGQIAGAFYAITTREDTPKNVLNEVFGDIHMMSHLQGAEARAELKEYGQLRQTNELLQDRVKRLTGQVEAVKIEREEYKRRLTHKEAELADLGRKLAHLEQELVSLNTGQEIHQLRAANRELTARLSQEKRTREKLEMRLMQETVRQLPGICPAPVLDAPYEASGSPEQTCPLASGEKCRRFCNKLILLVGGPERRESHYRRLVEQDFGGIFLRHDGDCRNGQARLVNLVKQAEVVICPISCTSHQAYHCAKKWCKKLNKPCVLMLNTGVGALTRTLMELAHPAGSCEGVEICEA
- a CDS encoding transporter yields the protein MNVKAGFVLLCLGMTLWAAPGWANISAGEKEGPAAAGANTASELEGRGEGFHPEGQEGAKDEGKKEEAKEDECPATFGPIITDTAIPIEKGKFAIQPTGGLSFTTNNFSPWRRISAGGDFQSLGMSLKFTYGLINNLEVYTVIPYIHNWAGNVDAPGPNGERFASFGGLGDISLTFKYRLVEETQAAPTVSAIFTPTFPTGHFRFLNPGRLGTDAIGGGTYGFTTGFNLSKYLKPFIFYSNVYYTLQTDNTTDEVDEEGNPIQRRNHPRDFITANFAMEYPITKKWVALLELTSTWDAGRLIGSKANAQPTALVSFLPGIEYMATDKFSLALGVNFDLAGKNTTGNITPLLSMVYAF